A window from Leptothermofonsia sichuanensis E412 encodes these proteins:
- a CDS encoding DUF4168 domain-containing protein, with protein MMKTLNRSLGSRFPMKLMKPFVTLQPALSRLGVVGLLATASLLSGITIPVTRHAVNPLSSAAYAQDDPAVASYANAAYQIERLRQRRFSEAKREFPGGNVPANVCQQASIPATVRSICDQFMNESAEIIKSNGMSVSQFNEITRRKGNDPALQQQIDTELLRIQKKAP; from the coding sequence ATGATGAAAACTCTGAATCGTTCCCTGGGAAGCCGCTTCCCGATGAAATTGATGAAACCGTTTGTAACGCTCCAGCCCGCATTGTCGCGTTTGGGGGTGGTAGGGCTACTGGCTACTGCCAGCCTGCTTTCGGGGATCACCATACCCGTAACCCGTCACGCCGTCAATCCACTTTCAAGTGCTGCCTATGCTCAGGATGACCCTGCGGTTGCCAGCTACGCGAACGCGGCTTACCAGATTGAGCGCCTGCGTCAAAGGCGATTTAGCGAAGCCAAAAGGGAATTTCCGGGGGGCAATGTGCCTGCCAACGTTTGCCAGCAGGCAAGCATTCCTGCCACTGTGCGCAGTATTTGTGATCAATTCATGAATGAATCGGCTGAGATCATCAAAAGCAATGGCATGTCCGTATCTCAGTTCAACGAGATCACTCGCCGCAAGGGGAATGACCCTGCCCTGCAGCAGCAAATTGACACCGAACTACTACGAATTCAAAAGAAGGCTCCTTAG